Genomic window (Anaerohalosphaeraceae bacterium):
AATTTGTAAAACAAACGGCACGCCATGCCGCCCTTCAAGCACAGCCCGCTGCGGATGCAGATAGAGGGATGCATTTAACAGCAAGTAAAACAGCACCAGCAGCCATCCTCCTTCAAAGGCAATCAGCAGATACTGGTCATGGGTGCTGTATAGGAGCTCCTCCGTTTCCTGCAAACGTTCCTGGGCACCAAGCCCATATCCGAAAAGGGGGCGATCCTTCGACAGTTGGAAAAAAACAATTTTTTTCAAGATTCGCGGTTCAACGGTGCTTTCCCCGCGCCGACTGACCTGAGTAAAATTCCCCCGAACCAGTGAGTCCACCCTCTCTACAAGTCCATAGGTTCCTTTATACGAAGGAATCGTATCTGAAACGATGCGAATGAGAAGCGGAAAAATGCTGAACAGCAAACCGGCAAAAAATCCCACAGCCACTACAGGGCCGGGCTGCATCCACAGTCGTCCCTCTTGAACACGAAAATAAGTCACACAGATATGAACGAAAAAACTTAAAATCACCGCGGCATAACCTGAACGTGAACCCGTTGCCACAACCAAAAAAACCAGCATCAGATAAGCCGCCAAACGCCGTCTCTCCTGCTGTCTTGGAATAAATGCCGCCCAAATCAAAAACAGAAGCAACATATCCCTTGCCTGCTCGTTCGGCTGCATGGCCCAGCCGAAGGCGCGGCCCTGAAACGTGTTCTCCCTTTGCATCCACCGGAAAATACCTTCGAACCATTCCGGAAAAAACAGACTCCAAACCACACCCGCCGCCTCCGCAACAAGGACTGCAGTCCCCCAGCGCAGAAATCTTTGTGGGCTGCTCCGTTGAATCCATAAGGCGGAAGAAACCATCAGGAGAAAAATATGCCCATAAAGAACCGCCTGACGCAGATCGTATATATTCCCAACCAGCAAATGGAGAAGAGGCCAGATCAGCAGAAAAAGAAACCATCCACCTATCAGCGGCTCCCGACATAAAGCTCCTGCCTGCCGGCGATTCACCCAGCAATAGACCAGTAAAAACAAAAAAGAACATCCTGTCATTTGTGCCGAAGTACACCCAACAAGGGCCCCCAATACAAAGCGAAGAGACGATAGTTCCAAAAGCAAAACCGCTCCCGCCAACTTATCCAAGGGGGCAAATGAATCCCCTTCAGCGGTCCGCCAAGAGGCCGTCTTCCGGCTCAGCCAGCAGTTTTCTTTTGAATCGTTCAGCATAATTCGGTTTCCATCCCAATCCTCTCAGGAGATCTCGCGCCAGCCGTTTGCATATCCTCGGCGTCCGCCTAAGCAAAACCGACATTCGACTCTGTCCGACGATTTGCCTTTTCTCTTCCTGAAGACGAGTGTATCGCTTTCTGTCTAATTCCATTTCCTCCGAGAGAGGAAGGTCCCAATAGGCCTCAATTGCCCGAATGGTCTCACGCGGACGGCTTATCAGTTCCTCATAATGAATCAGCAGTTTATCCCCTTTGTGCTGCATCCATCCTTCATAAAACATCTGCATTTGTTTCAGCAGGCCTGTCTGACGGGCTTTCCGGAGCCATTCTTCTTCGCTCACACAAAAAACAAAGTCCAGACTCTTCATAGGGAAAACCCCTGTATCTTCTCCCCGTTTATACGCCCCAATGACCCCCTCAGGCCGACGCAGCAGAATAACCTTCTTATGGGCTCTCAGCAAACATTGGTTGTTTTCCGTAGGCGGCAGATGCAGCTTGCAAAAATTATCCGTCTGCGTCAACAGCGACAGAACCTTGCTGTCCAGCTCCCGCATATCCGCATGCATTAAAAAAAAGACTGAATAATCAGAAGCAATCGGCAAATCGACCAAATAGTGTCGGCGAATCATCCGGGTTCGGTCCTCCATTCCATGAAGCCGACACAAGGTTGTCAACAGCGAAGTACTGGCGCTTTTCGGCATCGCAATAATCAGCATCGCGGTTCCTCTCCGGATTCAGGTTTCCTCTTTGCCCAGTGACTCCATTTCCGCTTCAGATACTCCATCCAAATCCGCATCCGGGAACGTCCGGAATAACAGGCCAAATGAAGAATCTTCACCTGGGCTTCTCTTTGGCTCCAGAGCCAAAGATACTTCCGATACCGAATATTATACTCCGGCGGCAAAACTGCCACACGTAAATCACATGCCCAGAGCAGTTCCCGCAAAGTAACCTGATCCTTTTCAAAGGGCTGACTGTGATAGGCCCGCTTCCACGCCTCCAAAAATTCCAAAACAGCCGGCGTTTTGCGGTAGGCAATCACTCCCCCGTTAAATTGAGGAAAGGCATAGGGCAGGTTCACCCTCCAGGGCTGCTGATTCTTGGCTGTATTTCTTGTATGGGCATGGCAAATCGCCATGTCAAAACGCTCCAGCACCTCAAATACATCCCGAATATCGCCGCAAATCCGCGTGTCGCTGTCCAGGTACAGCGTTCTTTCAAACGGCGTATACATCAGAGAATCCACCTTGGAGCGCCGATGCGGATTTTCAATCAAACCCCAGGAGTCAGCTGTCGAACGGGCCGACGCTTCATTTTCAGCATCCGTAAAAATATGGATTGGCAGCCCTCCACACCAACGCCGAACCGACTGTGCGGATTGGATGGCCGCTTTCACATAGCAGCGGCCTACGGCAATATATAAAACCCCGCATCCACCCACAGACTATCTCCATTCATAAAGACGACTTTGCCTGTGTCCGAAATCCTATCAAACGCTGCATCCCTTCAGACACCTGCTGCCGAAACCATGCCGCAGTTCTTCCAAAGAAAAACTGCGAGATCCCCGAATAAACAACGAGCAGAAAATATACTCCGATTCCCAGCCCCGCCGCCGCTGCAATCACCATCGGTTCAAAACCCTCCGCACGGAGCAGAGCCGTCAGAGCCGCCAACGGAATCCCGCAGAGACCTGTTACAACCGCCGGCCGGAGGAAAAGCACAAGAAAATCAATCCGTCTCATTCCAACAAGCCGCACACTTAAGTCTGAAATCAGCCCGAAATTGACAAGCCAGGCCGCCGTGGTTCCCCAGGCGACCCCTTCCACGCCCCAAAAACTTCCCCCCAAAGAAAAAATCATCACCGTTAACAAATACATATACTGACGCCAGGTCCTCCGATATACGGCCCCCCGCGCCATGGTAATTGAATCTCCGACTTTAACAGCTGTCCGGAAAAACAGCCCCGCCGAGACAATCTGAAACGGCACAATTGTCTCTTCCCAGGCAGGTCCCAGCAGAATCAGAATCAGCTCGCGCCCGCAGACAACCCCTAAAAGCGACAACGGCATTGTAATCAGAGCAATTCCCTGAATCCCCTTTTCAAAAGCGCTGGCCAAAAGATGCTCATCCTTCTGCACACGGCTAAAAACAGGAAACAACACCCGAGCCAGCGTCTGTCCGAAAAAACGGGCAATGGTTGTCGTCATCGCAATCGCCCGCCCGTACACCCCCAGTGCCGTCATTCCGAGGAGCCTTCCCACAATCATCTTATCCGCCTGCGACGCCCAATATCCGGCAATTTGAGAGGCCGTAACCCCTCCGCCGAACATCAGCATCTCCTTTAGAAGTGCTCCGTTAAAACTCAAAACAAACAGACGCGGGCCCATCAGAACAAACAAAATATTACGGCAGACTGTCTGACAAAAAACCGCCCAAACCAAGGCCCATACCTGAAAGCCGCCAAGGGCCAATCCAATCCCGATAATCCCGTATCCTCCGATGTAAGATGCCGACTCAATCAAAGCAATTGTCCCGAATTTCAAATTTCGACGCAGCTGCGACTGAGCCACCAAACCCGCTGATTCAATCGGATAAATCCAGCACAGAGTCCGAATAATTTTGATAACCTGTTCATTGCCGAAGAATTTCCCGGCCATAGGAGCTGCTGCAAATAAAAACAAAGAAAGCACTGCGCCGCACAGCACGGAAAAAACAAGCCCGGTACTTACATGAACCGCTGTCAAATGAGGGGTTTGAATCAGTGCAGGACCGACTCCGACTGTAGTGAAAATCGAGGCAAAATAAATCAGCATCGTGGCTGCCGTCAGAACCCCAAACGGCTCTTTGCCGACCAGCCGCGCCAGAATCATTAGGATCACAAGTTGTCCGATTCCCTGGACCAGCTGGCTAATCATCAGAGCACCGATTCCGGACAAGGTTCTGTGCACCAGATTCATTCGTTCTCTGTCCCGCCGATTCCGTCTTTCTGAATCCCTTTTTCCATCTCAGGTGACGCCGGCTGCAAACAGAAAATCAGAAACAGCATCATCAAAAGACTGCCGAAAAACAGCCGGATCATCGTCCCCCACAGCTGTTCAACACTCATTGTCCTTTGGAGAGGCAGTTGATAAAAAGTGAATCCCATCGCCAGGTTTTCTGCTTCCCGCAGCTCCGCCGATATCAAATCCTGCCAATCCGGCTCCCGCGTTTCTTCCAAAATCGATTTTAACTTCTGCTTATAGGTTTCTAAACTCAGTGATGTTTTCTTTTCCTGATTTTCCTTAAGAACCTCCAGCAATCGTTCATAAACCTTCAAAAAACGCTCATTTCGCTCACAATCTGCTCTTTTTGATTCCAACGCACTTGCTGCCTGCAAAGTCTCCATTTCCAAAGCTTGAATCTGCATCGACAACGGCAGATGCACTCCTTGATTCTCTACATTAAACTCAACAGCATAATCCGAAAGCTTTGCAGCGGTCTCCGCCGGCGGCAGATTTTTGAGAGCAGAAAGGAGTTTTTGCTTCTGCTGCACTTCCTCCTTTGAACGCGCACGATCCCTCTGATAATCCGCAATAGCTGCCCGGCAGTTTCGAATCTTCTCCTTTAGATTTTCCATCAACAAATCCAAGAGCAAATCTTCCGTCAGATTTACCTGAATCGTTTCAGCCAGAAGGGACAAAAATTCTTTTTCCCTGGCCTGCAGAAGAATTTCTATCCGAACCACCGACTGTTCCGGCTCAATCGGAATAATCTGCCTCTTCAAATTGGGCAAAATCCTTTTATCATCCAATTCCGGCCAGGTTTCAAAGCAGACAAATTTTTGCAGACGTTCCGGTCTTTTTCGGATCGCAATTGCCTCTTTCCACTCCCGGTCGCCCAGCCGTTCGACAATCCGCTCTAAATTTTTCATGTCAAAAAAACGGCTCTGAAAAACCAAATATTCCTGATAACTCATCTTTGTTGGAAAGTAGCAAATGGAGATCTGATAACCGCCAACCCAGAAAAATTGGTAAGCACCATAAACAAGAGGCAGAGCTATAGAGACAAACAAAAGAACCCAGCGGTATCGCCTCAAATAATCCATGACATCAACCCACCACTCTAATCTCTGCTTCATTCTGACAGCTCCTGCAATTTGAAAATGAGATACGAATTGGCTGCCCAGAGGCCCTTCAGGAGAGGATTGGGCTGATTGAACTGCCGTCTGGATTCGGACGCCTCCCATCGGCCGCCGGCGGCCTCCATAAGACAAACCCCGGCCGCTACATCCCATTCATTTTTGGGCACCAGGGTAAACATTCCATCCGCCAGCCCGGCAGCCACCAGAGCCAGTTTATAAGCCACCGAACCCATCGGAACAATCTCAAAGCCGGCCCCTTCAAAACGCTTCCATTCACCCCGTCTGACCTCGCTGCGGCTGGCCAAAATCCTGGCCCCCTTCAGGTCCGCTTTGCTGCTGACCCGGACCGGCTGTCCGTTGAGCGTAACCCCCGATGAACGGCTGCCCAAAAAAATCTGCCCGGCCGCCGGATTGCAGATGCCCGCCGCGACCGGACTGCCCCCCTCCACCAGCGCCACGGAAATGCACCACTCCGGAATGCCTTCGACAAACTCGCGCGTGCCGTCCAGCGGATCCACAATCCAGACCCGTTTTTTCCCCAGCCGGCTTAAATCGTCGGCGGTCTCTTCAGAAAGCCACCCTTCCGAAGGCCCCAGCAGGGCTTCTTTCAAGACCTTATCCAGCAGAAGATCGGCCTGCGTCACAGGGTCGCCGCCGGCTTTTTTTTCAGAGGCGATTCGCCCGGGTGTAAAGCGAGCCGCCGCTTCCTGCGCGGCCAGAAGGGCCTGTTCAATCCGCTGCAAATCGGCATCCATCCTCTGCCCCCGCTTCCGTTCACACACTGAAGATAATCCCCTTCTGCTGCAGGAGCCGCTTAATCTGCCCGGCGGCCTCGTCCGGATTGTCCGGATTTTCGAGCTGCAAATCGGCCTGAATATCAGTCATGTCCGGTCCAAGCCAGACGACCTCAACCAAATCGCTGTCCACGGCGGTTCGAATAATCTCCAAATCGCTTTGCGTCAGGCCGATGGCCGTCACAATCAGAATCAGTCCGGCATCGAGCATCAGGTTGGCCACTTCGCCGAGCCGCCGCAGGTGCTCCGGCCGGTGGGATGTGTCCGGCCCGGGCGTTTTAATGTCGGCATCCACCCCATAGAGCACATTGGCGATTCCCATAAAGTATACCAGTTTGCCCTCCGCAAAGAGCTTCCGCTCCAAAGCACGGGCCAGGGTCTTTTTGCCGACATTTTTGCGGCCGGTAATCAAAACCAAAGCGGCCTTTTGGCTGTAGCGTTCCCAGCGCTGTTCGCGGCTGAGGGTGCTCATCGCCCACTTGAGGTTTCGCTGCATTACGCGCTGGCGAAGCGGCTCTTCGGCATCCGGAAGGACCTTACGAATCAGTCCGCCGCCGCGGATTTCATACTCATCCACAATCACAAAACGGCTGAGGGTCGGGAATCGGTCGGACAAGTCAAACGCCACCGCCCGCGCCGTCTGCAGAATGCAGTCCGCCACATCGTGGTATCCGACAAAATCCTGCTCAGTTTTAACCCGCAAATCGGAGGAATCCATCACAGAAAGAATCTTCTCAACGCGCATCGGCTGCTTGGCCGTGCCGACCTTGATGAGGTAGTCTTTGTCGGCCCGCAGGGGCTCCCGACCCATCCAGAACAGATGAACCTGGAAACGCCGACCAACTTCCGGGGCGGGCTCGCCGGCCCGGACAGCGATTTGGCCGCGCGTCAGGTAAATCTGCTCTTCGAGCGTGAAGGCGGCGGCCTGACCGGCTTCATACGCCTGTGGAGGCGGCGAACCGAATCGTTCGAGTGTCTTGACGCGGCTCTTTTTGCCGGATGGATAAAAAATCAGCTCATCTCCGGGACGAACCGCGCCGGTTTCCACCGTTCCAACGACGATGCGGCGCTGGTCGCCCGCTCGTGTAAATTTGTACACATCCTGCACGGGCATTCGGAAGGGTTTGTCCACCGGCAGCGGCTCTTTGATAAAGGCGTCGAGCGTCTCCAGCACCGTCGGCCCCTCGTACCACGTCATCCGCCCGCTGCGGCGGGCAATATTGTCCCCCGTCGTTCCGCTGACGGGAATAAATGAGGCCGACAGACCGATTTCCTGCAGAAAGCATTTGTATTCGTCTGCAATCTTTTCGAACGTATCGCGGCTCCATCCCGCCAAATCCATCTTGTTGATGAGGACAGCGATTTGATGAACCCCGAGCATAGAGAGCATATAGCCGTGCCGACGGGAATTTTCCCGAACGCCTTCAGCGGCATCAATCACCAGCAGGGCCGCCTCCGCATGCGAGGCCCCGGTAACCATATTCCGCAGAAATTCGATATGCCCCGGCGCATCAAGAATCAGATAATGCCGCTTGGGGGACTTAAAGAAAATCCGGGCGGAATCAATCGTAATCCCCTGCGCCTGCTCATCCTTGAGCGCATCCAGCAGAAAAGCGTATTCGAAAGGCCGGCTGGTCCGACGGCACAGCTCCTGAATCTGCTCGAGTTTGCCTTTCGGCAGAGAATCGGTATCGGTCAGGAGACGGCCAATGACGGTGCTTTTGCCGTGATCCACATGCCCGGCAACAACAATATTCATCTTTTCATCGGCTGCAGAATTCATCCGTCTGCTGTCCTCCTTTTACATATATCCTTCCCGCCGGAGGGTTTCCAGCCCGCCGCCGTCTTCGGCATCCTGTGCCCGTCCGCTGCGTTCGGCAATGTTTTTCAGCTGTCCGCTGCGCAGCTCTTCGATAATCTCCTTCGGATTCTTGGCTGTGGAGTTTATGGGAAAGGTGCACGGCCAGCATCCGAGCGAACGATAGCGTTTTCCGTTTCCCTGGTCGTAGTACAGGGAAACCGTCGGAATCTTTTCCCGCTCGATATACTCCCAGATATTCAGTTCCGTCCAGTCCAGCAGCGGATGAATCCGCACATGGGTGCCGGGGGCGAAATCGGTTTTGTACTGATTCCAGAACTCCGGCGGCTGGTCGGCAATGTCCCATTCACTGGAGCGGTCGCGTTTGGAAAAATAGCGTTCTTTGGAACGGGAACCTTCTTCATCGGCCCGCAGTCCCACGATAACCCCCGTGAAGGGTTCGTGATTGGGGTCTATCTCGTAGCGGTCGGCGGAATGATTAAACCGATACCGGGGCCAGGCACCGCTCAGGGTGTTCTTAAGTGCCTCGGTTTTCAGGAGCTTACAGCAGCGGAGCCGATCCACTTTACCGTCCGGAAAGGTCTCTTTTCGCTCGAGGGCTTCCGTATTGATGCCGTAAATCATATCCAGCTGCCACTGGCGTGTCAGACGGTCGCGGTACTCAATCATCTCCGGAATCTTAAACTTTGTGTCTATATGGACTAACGGAAAAGGAACATGCCCCAGAAAGGCCTTGCGGGCCAGCCAGAGAAGCGCCGTGCTGTCCTTGCCGATAGACCAGAGCATACACAGGTTCTTGAAGTTGGCGTAGGCCTCCCGAAGGATGTGGATGCTGAGGTTTTCGAGTTGGTCGAGATGGTCAGCCATAGACTCTCACAGGTACGGTCTGATGTAAGCCATTATTTGGTCGACACATACATTTATCGGATTGTGTTCGGTATCGACGACAAGTTCCGGATGCTGGGGCTCTTCATACGGGTCATCCAGACCGGTGAACTGCTGAATCTGTCCGGCCTGGGCTTTTTGATATAAACCCTTAACATCCCGCCGTTTACACTCATCCAGCGAAGCCTTTACGTACACCTCGATAAAGTGTTTGCACAAATTGCGGACGAACTGTCGGGATTCTCTGTAAGGCGAGATGAATGAAGCAATTACGATAACACCGTGGTGTTCAAGCCGGCTGGCGACCCAGCCGACTCGCCGGATGTGTTCATCGCGGGATTTTCGATCGAAACCCGTGTTGGGAAAGAGGCTGCGGAGGGTGTCGCCGTCGAGGCGTTCGACTTTTCGGCCCTGCGCAGTGAGGAGTTGGGCAACTTGGTCGGCTAATGTGGTCTTACCGGAGCCGCTTAAGCCGGTCAGCCAAAGAACAAAACCCTGTTTTTCGGGCTGAAAAGGCATATGTCCGCGTTGTTCCTCCAAGACATCCTGTTTTCAAACACCTTTCACATCGTTAAAAAGCGGATTGAAAATACCATATTTGCCGGAAACAGACAACCTTTGTGGGGCGTAATTGCAAATAAGTTTTGCAAAGGCTGAAAAGTTCAAGTAGAGTGATTTACAAAAAATGTATACACGAGGGACAAAAAATGTCTATCTTCGACTACGCGATTCAGATGGAAAATGAGGGGGCGGCGTTTTACCGGGAACTGGCGGGGAAATCTCCGAATCCATCGGTTCAGCAGGTCCTGCGGATGCTGGCGGAGGAGGAGGACAAGCATGCGGCAGTTATTCGGGCGATGGCCGCACAGCAGCCGGCGGGGGCCCAGACGGAGGCGGCGGATGTTCTGGCGAATGCGAAGAATATTTTTCGGCGGGCAAAGGAATACGGTGAAACATTTGTGATCGAGACGGACCAGATTCATCTGTATCGGCAGGCACTGGAGATTGAACAAAAGAGCCGGGCGTTTTATCTGGACAGGGCGGACCAGGCCGAGCGGCCGGAGCAGAAGCAGATTTTCCAGCGTCTGGCGGAGGAAGAGGAACGGCACGAAGAGCTGCTGGAGAATCTGATTGAGCTGGTCT
Coding sequences:
- the cysD gene encoding sulfate adenylyltransferase subunit CysD; the protein is MADHLDQLENLSIHILREAYANFKNLCMLWSIGKDSTALLWLARKAFLGHVPFPLVHIDTKFKIPEMIEYRDRLTRQWQLDMIYGINTEALERKETFPDGKVDRLRCCKLLKTEALKNTLSGAWPRYRFNHSADRYEIDPNHEPFTGVIVGLRADEEGSRSKERYFSKRDRSSEWDIADQPPEFWNQYKTDFAPGTHVRIHPLLDWTELNIWEYIEREKIPTVSLYYDQGNGKRYRSLGCWPCTFPINSTAKNPKEIIEELRSGQLKNIAERSGRAQDAEDGGGLETLRREGYM
- a CDS encoding O-antigen ligase family protein, which produces MLNDSKENCWLSRKTASWRTAEGDSFAPLDKLAGAVLLLELSSLRFVLGALVGCTSAQMTGCSFLFLLVYCWVNRRQAGALCREPLIGGWFLFLLIWPLLHLLVGNIYDLRQAVLYGHIFLLMVSSALWIQRSSPQRFLRWGTAVLVAEAAGVVWSLFFPEWFEGIFRWMQRENTFQGRAFGWAMQPNEQARDMLLLFLIWAAFIPRQQERRRLAAYLMLVFLVVATGSRSGYAAVILSFFVHICVTYFRVQEGRLWMQPGPVVAVGFFAGLLFSIFPLLIRIVSDTIPSYKGTYGLVERVDSLVRGNFTQVSRRGESTVEPRILKKIVFFQLSKDRPLFGYGLGAQERLQETEELLYSTHDQYLLIAFEGGWLLVLFYLLLNASLYLHPQRAVLEGRHGVPFVLQIFLVILWFGFFSNTLLDSRTYAGVTGFLIGLMNSLGRERPQ
- the cysC gene encoding adenylyl-sulfate kinase, yielding MPFQPEKQGFVLWLTGLSGSGKTTLADQVAQLLTAQGRKVERLDGDTLRSLFPNTGFDRKSRDEHIRRVGWVASRLEHHGVIVIASFISPYRESRQFVRNLCKHFIEVYVKASLDECKRRDVKGLYQKAQAGQIQQFTGLDDPYEEPQHPELVVDTEHNPINVCVDQIMAYIRPYL
- a CDS encoding lipopolysaccharide biosynthesis protein, producing MNLVHRTLSGIGALMISQLVQGIGQLVILMILARLVGKEPFGVLTAATMLIYFASIFTTVGVGPALIQTPHLTAVHVSTGLVFSVLCGAVLSLFLFAAAPMAGKFFGNEQVIKIIRTLCWIYPIESAGLVAQSQLRRNLKFGTIALIESASYIGGYGIIGIGLALGGFQVWALVWAVFCQTVCRNILFVLMGPRLFVLSFNGALLKEMLMFGGGVTASQIAGYWASQADKMIVGRLLGMTALGVYGRAIAMTTTIARFFGQTLARVLFPVFSRVQKDEHLLASAFEKGIQGIALITMPLSLLGVVCGRELILILLGPAWEETIVPFQIVSAGLFFRTAVKVGDSITMARGAVYRRTWRQYMYLLTVMIFSLGGSFWGVEGVAWGTTAAWLVNFGLISDLSVRLVGMRRIDFLVLFLRPAVVTGLCGIPLAALTALLRAEGFEPMVIAAAAGLGIGVYFLLVVYSGISQFFFGRTAAWFRQQVSEGMQRLIGFRTQAKSSL
- a CDS encoding ferritin family protein, translated to MSIFDYAIQMENEGAAFYRELAGKSPNPSVQQVLRMLAEEEDKHAAVIRAMAAQQPAGAQTEAADVLANAKNIFRRAKEYGETFVIETDQIHLYRQALEIEQKSRAFYLDRADQAERPEQKQIFQRLAEEEERHEELLENLIELVSRPKQWLEDAEFFHPEEY
- a CDS encoding sulfotransferase domain-containing protein, which produces MLIIAMPKSASTSLLTTLCRLHGMEDRTRMIRRHYLVDLPIASDYSVFFLMHADMRELDSKVLSLLTQTDNFCKLHLPPTENNQCLLRAHKKVILLRRPEGVIGAYKRGEDTGVFPMKSLDFVFCVSEEEWLRKARQTGLLKQMQMFYEGWMQHKGDKLLIHYEELISRPRETIRAIEAYWDLPLSEEMELDRKRYTRLQEEKRQIVGQSRMSVLLRRTPRICKRLARDLLRGLGWKPNYAERFKRKLLAEPEDGLLADR
- a CDS encoding putative nucleotide-diphospho-sugar transferase; protein product: MGGCGVLYIAVGRCYVKAAIQSAQSVRRWCGGLPIHIFTDAENEASARSTADSWGLIENPHRRSKVDSLMYTPFERTLYLDSDTRICGDIRDVFEVLERFDMAICHAHTRNTAKNQQPWRVNLPYAFPQFNGGVIAYRKTPAVLEFLEAWKRAYHSQPFEKDQVTLRELLWACDLRVAVLPPEYNIRYRKYLWLWSQREAQVKILHLACYSGRSRMRIWMEYLKRKWSHWAKRKPESGEEPRC
- a CDS encoding GTP-binding protein encodes the protein MNSAADEKMNIVVAGHVDHGKSTVIGRLLTDTDSLPKGKLEQIQELCRRTSRPFEYAFLLDALKDEQAQGITIDSARIFFKSPKRHYLILDAPGHIEFLRNMVTGASHAEAALLVIDAAEGVRENSRRHGYMLSMLGVHQIAVLINKMDLAGWSRDTFEKIADEYKCFLQEIGLSASFIPVSGTTGDNIARRSGRMTWYEGPTVLETLDAFIKEPLPVDKPFRMPVQDVYKFTRAGDQRRIVVGTVETGAVRPGDELIFYPSGKKSRVKTLERFGSPPPQAYEAGQAAAFTLEEQIYLTRGQIAVRAGEPAPEVGRRFQVHLFWMGREPLRADKDYLIKVGTAKQPMRVEKILSVMDSSDLRVKTEQDFVGYHDVADCILQTARAVAFDLSDRFPTLSRFVIVDEYEIRGGGLIRKVLPDAEEPLRQRVMQRNLKWAMSTLSREQRWERYSQKAALVLITGRKNVGKKTLARALERKLFAEGKLVYFMGIANVLYGVDADIKTPGPDTSHRPEHLRRLGEVANLMLDAGLILIVTAIGLTQSDLEIIRTAVDSDLVEVVWLGPDMTDIQADLQLENPDNPDEAAGQIKRLLQQKGIIFSV
- a CDS encoding 3'(2'),5'-bisphosphate nucleotidase CysQ, producing the protein MDADLQRIEQALLAAQEAAARFTPGRIASEKKAGGDPVTQADLLLDKVLKEALLGPSEGWLSEETADDLSRLGKKRVWIVDPLDGTREFVEGIPEWCISVALVEGGSPVAAGICNPAAGQIFLGSRSSGVTLNGQPVRVSSKADLKGARILASRSEVRRGEWKRFEGAGFEIVPMGSVAYKLALVAAGLADGMFTLVPKNEWDVAAGVCLMEAAGGRWEASESRRQFNQPNPLLKGLWAANSYLIFKLQELSE